One region of Gemmatimonadaceae bacterium genomic DNA includes:
- a CDS encoding DUF3311 domain-containing protein, with product MPFRRYHLLALLPAIAILGAPWFANRVTPHIFGMPFLLGWIVIWVLLASACMWLIGRLDQRAE from the coding sequence GTGCCGTTCCGTCGATATCACCTGCTGGCGCTCCTACCGGCCATCGCCATTCTGGGCGCGCCGTGGTTTGCCAATCGCGTTACGCCGCACATTTTCGGGATGCCGTTTCTGCTTGGCTGGATCGTCATCTGGGTGCTGTTGGCATCCGCCTGCATGTGGCTGATTGGCCGACTCGACCAGCGAGCCGAATGA
- a CDS encoding sodium:solute symporter, which yields MTWSPGSISLTILGGTLLMALWLSLRGATGRMSLEQWSVGGRGFGTVFVFLLLAGEIYTTFTFLGGSGWAYGRGAPAFYIIAYGSVAYIMSYWLLPAIWTRATDWRVVSQAEYFARAYDSEWVGRVVAVVSIAGLMPYLVLQLKGLGIIVSETSYGAIGADAAIWIGTLSTVVYVVLSGVKGSALTAALKDVLVLVAVVGLGLVLPNMLHGGIGPMFARIEAEHPGFLTLPAKGLSPTWFASTVLLTVCGFYMWPHTFGSIFTAKDASVFRRNAALMPLYQLILLFVFFIGFAALLSVPGLTGSNVDLALLRVSRLAFGPWIVGFIGAAGLLTALVPGSLILMSTATTLSRMIRPAAAGQTHTSVTLARLLVPVVAGVALLFTFRGGDTLVTLLLMAYAMVTQLFPALLASLARMRRVTAAGAIAGIVVGETTVAAITLSNGQLGAWLPTWPPALTDMNIGLVALVLNVTTMVIVTAIRPATPGSAAPPSAETREPSRR from the coding sequence ATGACCTGGTCACCGGGCAGTATCTCGCTGACCATTCTTGGTGGTACGCTGTTGATGGCGCTCTGGCTGAGTTTGCGCGGCGCCACCGGACGCATGAGTCTCGAGCAGTGGAGCGTGGGCGGTCGGGGATTCGGCACGGTCTTCGTGTTCCTGCTGCTGGCCGGCGAGATCTACACGACGTTCACGTTTCTCGGTGGCAGCGGCTGGGCCTACGGACGCGGCGCCCCCGCGTTCTATATCATCGCGTACGGGTCGGTGGCGTATATCATGTCGTATTGGCTCCTGCCCGCGATCTGGACGCGCGCCACCGACTGGCGGGTGGTGTCGCAAGCGGAGTACTTCGCCCGAGCCTATGACAGCGAATGGGTTGGCCGGGTGGTGGCGGTGGTCAGTATCGCCGGCCTGATGCCGTACCTCGTGCTGCAACTCAAAGGGCTTGGCATCATTGTTTCGGAAACATCCTACGGCGCCATTGGTGCCGACGCGGCAATTTGGATTGGCACGCTCTCCACGGTCGTGTACGTCGTGCTCTCCGGCGTGAAAGGGTCGGCCCTGACGGCGGCGCTCAAGGACGTACTGGTGCTGGTCGCGGTGGTGGGGCTTGGCCTTGTACTGCCAAACATGCTGCACGGTGGCATCGGACCGATGTTTGCGCGTATCGAAGCCGAGCATCCGGGTTTTCTCACGCTGCCGGCCAAGGGACTCTCGCCGACGTGGTTCGCCAGCACGGTCTTACTCACCGTGTGCGGGTTCTACATGTGGCCACACACATTCGGCAGCATCTTCACGGCCAAAGACGCGTCGGTGTTTCGCCGAAACGCCGCGTTGATGCCGCTGTATCAGCTCATCTTGCTCTTTGTGTTCTTCATTGGCTTCGCGGCGCTGCTCAGCGTGCCCGGCCTCACGGGCAGCAACGTCGACCTGGCGTTGTTGCGTGTGTCACGCCTGGCGTTTGGGCCATGGATCGTGGGTTTCATCGGCGCGGCGGGCTTGCTCACGGCGCTGGTGCCCGGCTCGCTGATTCTGATGAGCACCGCGACGACGCTGTCCCGCATGATCAGGCCGGCCGCGGCAGGACAAACCCACACGTCCGTGACGCTGGCGCGACTGCTGGTGCCCGTGGTGGCTGGCGTCGCGCTGTTGTTCACCTTTCGCGGGGGCGACACGCTGGTGACACTGCTGCTCATGGCGTATGCCATGGTCACGCAACTGTTTCCGGCACTGTTGGCATCACTCGCACGCATGCGGCGGGTGACGGCGGCCGGAGCCATCGCCGGTATCGTGGTGGGTGAGACGACCGTCGCCGCGATCACCCTGAGCAATGGGCAACTCGGGGCGTGGCTGCCCACGTGGCCACCGGCGCTGACCGACATGAACATCGGTCTGGTCGCGTTGGTCCTGAACGTGACCACCATGGTCATCGTGACGGCGATTCGCCCGGCGACGCCAGGCAGTGCCGCCCCCCCCTCGGCTGAAACCCGAGAGCCGTCGCGCCGTTAG
- a CDS encoding ABC transporter permease, protein MRHLKLAARMLLKTPFVTAIAVASLALGIGANAAIFSLFNEILLQPLPVLEPNRLVNLANPGPKPGSQNCGQAGGCDEVFSYPMFKDLEQQQAAFTGIAAHTGFGASLSIKNEPSTGSGMFVSGSYFPVLGLKPAVGRLLGPADDAVIGANFVTVLSNEFWQAKFGGDRGVVGQSIIVNGKTFIIVGVAPQGFRSTTLGMRPSVFVPITMREVVESRRPAFENRRSYWIYLFARLKPGVSVQQSRTSLNTIYSRIISGVEAPLQEGMSDKTMVLFKAKKVTVEAGQRGQSDVHREAKTPLLMLFGITGIVLLIACANIANLLLARGAGRAMEMGVRLALGASRRQLLTQLLTESVLLAFVGGMASLLVAQWTLRGIGALLPPEAAATFSLSIKWPVVFFAAGLSVATGIVFGMFPALHSTRSDLITTIRAGAGQITGGKSAARFRTVLVTVQIALSMMLLISAGLFLKSLVNVSRVDLGVTVDQVVTFGLSPERNAYDSVRSANLFERVEQDMAAIPGVTAVTSSLVPLLAGDNWGTDVYVQGFPHGPDVDNNSRYNEIGAGYMAALGVTMLSGREFTTADRLGTGRVAIVNEAFARKFNLGKDAVGKFISDENADSLNIQIVGLARNAKYSDVKDSVPALFFRPWRQDARVGYMYFYVKTSLPPEQLLKTIPAALKRLDPTIPVEDLKTMPQQIRENVFLDRMISILSAAFAVLATLLAGVGLYGVLSYSVAQRTREIGVRMALGASGTRVRALVMRQIGVMLIAGGIVGVAAAFGLGRAAQSLLYGLQGHDPIVFALSVAMLAAVAGLAGYIPARRAAQVDPMHALRYD, encoded by the coding sequence ATGAGACACCTCAAGCTCGCGGCCCGCATGCTGCTCAAGACGCCCTTCGTCACGGCCATCGCCGTGGCGTCGCTGGCGCTGGGTATCGGCGCCAACGCTGCCATTTTCTCATTGTTCAACGAGATCCTGTTGCAGCCGCTGCCGGTCCTCGAGCCCAACCGCCTGGTCAACCTCGCGAACCCGGGACCCAAGCCGGGTTCCCAGAATTGTGGGCAGGCCGGCGGCTGTGATGAAGTGTTCAGCTACCCGATGTTCAAGGACCTTGAGCAGCAGCAAGCCGCGTTTACCGGCATCGCCGCACACACCGGATTTGGAGCCAGCCTCTCCATCAAGAACGAACCCAGCACCGGTTCGGGCATGTTTGTGTCGGGATCGTATTTTCCGGTCTTGGGACTCAAGCCTGCAGTCGGGCGACTGCTTGGGCCCGCAGACGACGCCGTGATCGGCGCAAACTTCGTCACGGTACTGAGCAACGAGTTCTGGCAAGCGAAGTTCGGGGGTGATCGGGGCGTGGTGGGGCAGAGCATCATCGTCAATGGCAAGACGTTCATCATTGTCGGGGTGGCCCCGCAGGGCTTCCGCAGCACCACATTGGGCATGCGCCCATCGGTGTTCGTGCCGATCACCATGCGCGAGGTCGTCGAGTCGCGGCGGCCGGCCTTCGAGAATCGCCGATCGTACTGGATCTATCTGTTTGCTCGACTCAAACCCGGCGTGTCCGTCCAGCAGTCACGCACCTCGCTCAACACCATCTACTCTCGCATCATCTCGGGTGTGGAAGCGCCCTTGCAGGAGGGGATGAGCGACAAGACCATGGTGTTGTTCAAGGCAAAGAAGGTCACGGTCGAAGCCGGTCAGCGCGGGCAGAGTGATGTACACCGGGAAGCCAAGACGCCGCTGCTCATGCTGTTCGGGATCACCGGCATCGTGCTGCTCATTGCCTGTGCCAACATCGCGAACCTGTTGCTGGCCCGAGGCGCGGGTCGCGCCATGGAAATGGGCGTGCGTCTTGCACTGGGCGCTTCCCGACGCCAACTGCTCACGCAATTGCTCACCGAGTCAGTACTGCTGGCCTTCGTCGGGGGCATGGCCAGTCTGCTCGTGGCGCAGTGGACCCTGCGCGGCATCGGAGCCCTCTTGCCGCCCGAAGCGGCGGCCACATTTTCGCTCAGCATCAAGTGGCCCGTGGTGTTTTTTGCCGCCGGACTGTCCGTGGCCACCGGGATCGTGTTCGGAATGTTTCCGGCGCTCCACAGTACCCGCTCCGATCTCATCACGACCATTCGCGCCGGCGCGGGTCAGATCACCGGGGGCAAGTCGGCCGCGCGATTTCGTACGGTGCTCGTCACCGTGCAGATTGCGCTCTCGATGATGCTGTTGATCTCGGCCGGCCTCTTCCTCAAGAGCCTCGTCAACGTCAGTCGCGTCGACCTGGGCGTGACGGTGGATCAGGTGGTGACGTTCGGTCTCTCGCCGGAACGCAACGCGTACGACAGTGTCCGTTCGGCCAACCTGTTCGAACGTGTCGAGCAGGACATGGCGGCGATTCCAGGCGTGACGGCCGTGACGTCATCGTTGGTGCCGCTGCTGGCGGGGGACAACTGGGGCACCGATGTCTATGTGCAGGGTTTCCCGCACGGCCCCGATGTCGACAACAATTCCCGATACAACGAAATCGGCGCGGGCTATATGGCGGCGCTTGGCGTAACCATGCTATCCGGTCGGGAATTCACCACCGCCGACCGACTTGGTACGGGACGTGTGGCTATCGTCAATGAGGCCTTCGCCAGAAAGTTCAACCTCGGCAAGGACGCAGTCGGGAAGTTTATTTCCGATGAAAACGCAGATTCGCTCAACATCCAGATTGTCGGCCTGGCGCGGAATGCGAAGTACTCCGACGTCAAGGATTCCGTCCCGGCACTCTTCTTCCGACCATGGCGGCAGGATGCGCGGGTGGGTTACATGTACTTCTACGTGAAGACGTCTCTGCCGCCCGAACAATTGCTCAAAACCATTCCGGCAGCGCTCAAACGGCTCGACCCCACGATTCCCGTAGAAGACCTGAAGACGATGCCGCAACAGATCCGCGAGAACGTTTTCCTGGATCGCATGATCAGCATTCTTTCGGCGGCGTTTGCGGTGCTAGCCACGTTACTGGCCGGTGTCGGCCTGTACGGCGTGCTGTCCTACTCGGTCGCCCAACGCACGCGCGAAATTGGCGTACGCATGGCGCTGGGGGCCAGCGGGACTCGCGTCCGGGCGCTCGTCATGCGGCAAATCGGCGTGATGCTCATCGCCGGCGGCATCGTTGGCGTGGCGGCAGCGTTCGGCCTTGGCCGAGCAGCACAGTCACTGTTGTATGGCCTCCAGGGCCACGATCCCATCGTCTTCGCCCTGTCGGTGGCGATGCTCGCTGCCGTTGCCGGATTGGCGGGCTACATCCCCGCCAGACGCGCCGCTCAGGTTGATCCTATGCACGCCCTTCGGTACGATTGA
- a CDS encoding HlyD family efflux transporter periplasmic adaptor subunit has translation MMDIARPPKSNRNRNLLLGGGAVAVLAVTYALSQLGPASQTIERAAVLVDTVKRGDVVREVRGTGALAPERIRWITAQASARVERLASESGRNVGANELLLELSNPDLQIQTMQAEQQVRQAQIDLLNLRTTLKGALLSQEGIVASMKTAFVSSSQEARAADSLVKLGLVPPFEVANRKASAEEFTTRYRIERDRLTLMAQTIDSQISVQASRIDQLQAIASSQQTRLQSLHVRAPEAGVLQDLTLQLGQWVPEGTALAKVVQPGKLKAVLRIPESQAKDIQLGQKASIDTHNGLIVGRVVRKDPGSTGGNVMIDVALDGPLPAGAVPDLNVEGTIEIERLTNIIYTGRPALSAGTGSVTLFKLVDGGDAAIRVPVALGRGSVNTIEILKGLAVGDQIILSDMSAYASVDRVRIK, from the coding sequence ATGATGGATATTGCCCGCCCTCCAAAATCGAATCGCAACCGCAATCTCCTGCTTGGTGGAGGTGCGGTGGCGGTGCTCGCGGTCACCTACGCGCTCAGCCAGCTCGGCCCCGCCTCGCAAACCATCGAACGCGCCGCCGTCTTGGTTGACACCGTCAAGCGCGGCGACGTGGTACGCGAAGTCCGCGGAACGGGAGCGCTCGCTCCAGAGCGTATTCGCTGGATCACCGCGCAGGCCTCGGCGCGTGTCGAGCGTCTCGCGTCGGAATCGGGACGCAACGTCGGCGCGAATGAGTTGCTGCTCGAGTTGTCCAACCCGGACTTGCAAATCCAGACCATGCAAGCCGAGCAGCAGGTGCGTCAGGCTCAGATCGATCTGCTGAACCTGCGCACCACGCTGAAGGGCGCTCTGCTCTCGCAGGAAGGAATCGTCGCCTCGATGAAGACCGCGTTCGTGAGCAGCTCGCAGGAAGCGCGCGCGGCCGATTCATTGGTAAAGTTAGGACTCGTACCGCCATTTGAAGTTGCCAACCGCAAGGCGTCGGCCGAGGAGTTCACCACCCGCTATCGTATTGAACGCGACAGACTGACACTGATGGCACAGACCATCGATTCGCAGATTTCCGTCCAGGCGTCACGCATCGATCAATTGCAGGCCATCGCGTCCAGTCAGCAAACTCGCCTCCAGTCTCTGCACGTGCGCGCACCGGAAGCGGGCGTGCTGCAGGACCTGACGTTACAGCTTGGACAGTGGGTTCCCGAGGGAACGGCACTCGCCAAGGTCGTACAGCCCGGCAAACTCAAAGCCGTGCTGCGCATTCCGGAATCGCAGGCCAAGGACATTCAACTCGGCCAGAAGGCATCGATTGACACGCACAATGGCCTGATTGTCGGGCGTGTCGTGCGCAAGGATCCGGGATCAACCGGCGGCAACGTGATGATCGATGTCGCGCTCGATGGTCCGCTGCCCGCGGGCGCCGTGCCGGACCTCAACGTCGAGGGCACCATCGAAATCGAGCGTCTCACCAATATCATCTACACCGGACGCCCGGCGCTGAGCGCTGGCACGGGGTCGGTCACGCTGTTCAAGCTGGTGGATGGTGGTGACGCCGCCATTCGCGTGCCGGTCGCGCTCGGTCGGGGCTCCGTGAATACCATCGAGATTCTCAAGGGGCTCGCCGTCGGCGACCAGATCATCTTGTCCGACATGTCGGCATATGCCAGTGTCGATCGCGTGCGAATCAAATAG
- a CDS encoding ABC transporter ATP-binding protein — MAETTDALIRMTGIKKVFYTDELETHALADVHFEIRKGEYVAISGPSGCGKTTLLSILGLLDTPTAGEYYINGTSAARLAPVDRARVRNREIGFIFQAFNLIGDLTVFENVELPLTYRDMNANERRDRVQAALDRVGMTHRAKHYPPQLSGGQQQRVAVARAVAGDPAILLADEPTGNLDSKNGEAVMDLLRELNSHGSTICMVTHDSRYARHADREVSLFDGKVVDAETLAVQ, encoded by the coding sequence ATGGCTGAGACCACCGACGCGCTGATTCGCATGACCGGCATCAAGAAGGTCTTCTACACGGATGAACTGGAGACGCACGCACTGGCCGATGTGCACTTCGAGATCAGGAAGGGCGAGTACGTCGCAATTTCCGGTCCATCGGGGTGCGGCAAGACCACCCTGCTCTCCATCCTCGGGCTGCTCGACACGCCCACCGCCGGGGAGTACTACATCAACGGCACCTCGGCCGCGCGCCTGGCGCCCGTTGATCGCGCGCGTGTTCGCAATCGCGAGATCGGCTTCATCTTCCAGGCCTTCAACCTGATCGGCGACCTGACCGTGTTTGAGAACGTCGAACTGCCGCTCACGTACCGCGACATGAATGCCAACGAGCGTCGCGATCGGGTACAGGCCGCGCTGGATCGCGTGGGCATGACCCACCGGGCCAAGCACTACCCGCCGCAGCTCTCTGGTGGTCAGCAGCAGCGCGTCGCCGTGGCCCGTGCGGTGGCCGGTGATCCGGCAATTCTGCTGGCCGACGAGCCGACCGGAAACCTCGACTCCAAGAACGGTGAGGCGGTGATGGACCTGCTGCGTGAACTGAATTCACACGGCTCCACCATTTGCATGGTCACGCACGATTCCCGCTACGCGAGGCATGCGGATCGCGAGGTGAGTCTGTTCGACGGCAAGGTGGTGGACGCCGAGACGTTGGCGGTACAGTAG
- a CDS encoding TonB-dependent receptor, with translation MDFRQRSRGNRLRSIITTLALLTVSTTAASAQQATLSGRVTTGVGLPLSDTRVVVMGTTLGAMTSAEGRYTIRGVPPGAVEIRVSRVGFLEQKKTVTITAGGTASLDFLMVATAVKLDEVVVTATGVQRKAEIGNSVSVIDVSQRVQETPIHNMGDLLVAKAPGLSVLPGNMSGTGAQIRIRGLNSVSRSNAPIYIIDGVRMDGGSGGFGVGGSNSSRLNDITPEEIEDISVIKGPSAATLYGTDAANGVIIIKTKGGRRGATRYAYTAERGRITDPNAYWDTFAIWGHTPANPGVQTRCILPTIATGACIKDSVTTANIMRDKALSPIGTGDRSLYGMQVSGGSEVVRFFVSGNYENEIGPIRMPDIDAQYLESKKVAVRSEWQNPEALRRTSIRANLNATLSPKLDLAVSSSFLKSNQRLPQVDNNVNSFYYNAYTNPGFIRGYTCTAPCSGLGYSGIGNLGQPLGGWAQFTPGDVMQFTTLEDISRMIGSVSANWRPFSWLQNDATTGVDVVMFDNFRLCRLNECPNFGTQRQGSIGDTHGLNRIFTANLRSAATRAVTTWLTATATVGADYNNNQTENSNASSTQLSPGGQTVGSGAVKSASNQSPTATKTLGYFGQLQLRIQDRLFLTGAMRGDQNTAFGTQYKSVRYPSAQIAWVASEESFFPKLSFLNEFRLRSAYGSSGVQPGATSALRQFSASTVSLTSDQTALLASAIGNPKLKPETTTEFEAGFDSRWLSDRVNLELTYYRKQSKDALINQNIATSSGAPVGSVLRNLGAVRNTGLEVSLKTQIIDGEQFAWDITTGASRNKNKLITLGLDDNGKPIPTIGTVTRQQEGYPLNSFFLQKYTYTDADNNGLISVNEIALGDTGTYVGSALPTDLVTIQSGFDLLKRKLRITASLDYRGGFTLFNSGGNFLCGQTDYCAAKSDPSASLFEQARQVAANFANPKTQYGYYEKGDAWRLREISAVLRLPRSLATRMRASEADLQLGARNLKLWTKYTGQDPEANYSQGDVQQDFLTTAPRKYYTARINLRF, from the coding sequence ATGGACTTCCGGCAACGGAGTCGCGGCAATCGATTGCGCTCCATCATCACGACGCTGGCATTGCTCACCGTCAGCACGACCGCCGCATCGGCGCAGCAGGCGACGCTGTCCGGGCGTGTCACCACGGGGGTCGGCCTGCCGCTCTCGGACACGCGCGTGGTCGTCATGGGCACTACGCTGGGCGCGATGACAAGCGCCGAGGGACGATACACGATCCGTGGCGTGCCGCCTGGTGCCGTCGAAATCCGCGTGTCGCGTGTTGGATTTCTCGAGCAGAAGAAAACCGTCACGATCACGGCTGGCGGCACCGCGTCCCTCGACTTCCTCATGGTCGCCACGGCGGTCAAGCTCGATGAAGTCGTGGTGACGGCCACTGGTGTGCAGCGGAAAGCCGAGATCGGCAACTCCGTTTCGGTGATCGACGTGTCGCAGCGAGTGCAGGAGACGCCAATCCACAACATGGGCGATCTGCTGGTAGCCAAGGCGCCTGGGCTTTCCGTACTTCCCGGCAATATGAGCGGCACCGGTGCCCAGATCCGCATTCGTGGACTCAACTCGGTGAGCCGATCCAATGCGCCGATCTATATCATCGATGGTGTGCGCATGGACGGTGGCAGTGGTGGCTTCGGCGTCGGCGGCTCGAACTCCAGCCGGTTGAACGACATCACACCCGAGGAGATCGAAGATATCTCCGTCATCAAAGGTCCCTCTGCGGCCACACTGTACGGTACCGATGCGGCGAACGGCGTGATCATCATCAAAACCAAAGGCGGGCGTCGAGGCGCCACGCGCTATGCCTACACGGCGGAGCGCGGGCGGATCACCGATCCGAACGCGTATTGGGACACGTTCGCAATATGGGGCCATACGCCGGCGAACCCGGGCGTGCAGACCCGGTGCATCCTCCCCACAATTGCGACCGGCGCCTGCATCAAGGACAGCGTGACGACGGCCAACATCATGCGAGACAAGGCGCTGTCGCCTATTGGCACCGGCGATCGCAGCCTGTATGGAATGCAGGTCTCGGGTGGATCGGAGGTGGTGCGGTTCTTTGTGAGCGGCAACTATGAGAACGAGATCGGGCCGATTCGCATGCCGGATATTGACGCCCAGTATCTGGAATCGAAAAAAGTCGCGGTCCGCAGTGAGTGGCAGAATCCGGAAGCGCTGCGGCGGACGTCCATTCGCGCCAACCTCAATGCGACCCTGAGTCCCAAGCTCGATCTCGCGGTCAGCTCCTCGTTCCTCAAGTCCAATCAGCGCCTGCCGCAAGTCGACAACAACGTCAACAGTTTCTACTACAACGCCTATACCAATCCCGGGTTCATCAGGGGATATACGTGTACGGCCCCGTGCTCGGGGCTCGGCTACTCCGGTATCGGGAATCTGGGCCAGCCGCTGGGCGGCTGGGCGCAGTTCACACCCGGTGACGTGATGCAGTTCACGACGTTGGAGGATATTTCGCGCATGATTGGAAGTGTCAGCGCGAACTGGCGTCCGTTCAGCTGGCTGCAGAACGACGCCACGACCGGCGTCGACGTCGTGATGTTCGACAATTTCCGACTCTGCCGACTCAATGAGTGCCCCAATTTCGGCACGCAGCGGCAGGGCTCCATCGGCGACACGCATGGCCTGAATCGCATCTTCACCGCGAATCTCCGTAGCGCCGCGACGCGGGCCGTCACGACGTGGTTGACGGCGACGGCGACGGTCGGCGCGGATTACAACAACAATCAGACCGAGAACAGCAACGCGAGCAGTACACAGCTCTCCCCCGGCGGACAGACGGTTGGCTCAGGGGCGGTGAAGAGCGCCTCGAATCAATCACCGACGGCGACCAAGACACTCGGCTACTTCGGTCAGCTGCAACTGCGCATCCAGGACCGGCTGTTTCTCACCGGTGCGATGCGCGGCGACCAGAACACCGCCTTTGGCACGCAGTACAAGAGTGTCAGATATCCTTCCGCCCAGATCGCGTGGGTTGCCTCGGAAGAGTCCTTTTTCCCGAAGCTGAGTTTCCTGAACGAATTCCGGCTGCGCTCCGCGTACGGCTCGTCGGGTGTTCAACCCGGTGCGACGTCGGCGCTTCGCCAGTTCAGCGCGTCCACCGTGAGCCTCACGAGTGACCAGACGGCATTGCTGGCGTCCGCCATCGGCAATCCCAAGCTCAAGCCGGAAACGACGACGGAATTCGAAGCGGGCTTCGACTCGCGCTGGCTGAGCGACCGCGTGAACCTCGAGCTCACCTACTACCGGAAGCAGTCCAAGGACGCGCTGATCAATCAGAACATCGCCACCTCGTCCGGCGCGCCGGTTGGCAGTGTGCTGCGCAACCTTGGCGCGGTGCGCAATACCGGTCTGGAAGTGTCGCTGAAAACACAGATCATCGATGGCGAACAGTTTGCCTGGGACATCACAACGGGCGCGTCGCGCAACAAGAACAAGCTCATTACGCTGGGCCTCGACGACAACGGAAAGCCAATCCCGACAATCGGCACGGTCACCCGGCAGCAAGAGGGATACCCGCTCAACAGCTTTTTCTTACAGAAGTACACCTACACCGACGCCGACAACAACGGCCTCATTTCGGTGAACGAAATTGCGCTGGGCGACACGGGCACCTACGTGGGGTCGGCGCTGCCCACCGACCTGGTGACGATCCAGAGTGGCTTCGACCTACTGAAGCGCAAGCTTCGCATCACGGCGTCGCTTGACTATCGGGGCGGGTTCACGCTGTTCAACAGCGGTGGCAACTTCCTGTGCGGACAGACGGACTATTGCGCGGCGAAGTCGGACCCCAGCGCGTCGCTGTTCGAGCAGGCGCGCCAGGTCGCGGCAAACTTCGCCAACCCGAAGACCCAGTACGGATACTACGAGAAGGGTGATGCCTGGCGGTTGCGCGAAATCTCGGCGGTCCTGCGGCTCCCCCGCAGTCTCGCGACCCGCATGCGGGCATCCGAGGCAGATCTGCAACTCGGTGCGCGCAACCTGAAGCTGTGGACCAAGTACACGGGGCAGGATCCCGAAGCGAACTACAGTCAGGGCGACGTGCAGCAGGACTTCCTGACGACGGCACCGCGCAAGTACTACACCGCCCGCATCAATCTCCGCTTCTAA
- a CDS encoding dipeptidase has translation MATRGRRVLVLVVVLVVAAFAVVPGKVDGDMNRVLTTTPPAPSAAGLALHRTLFVADLHADQLLWARDPLARATRGHVDVPRLQDGNVALQVFSVVTKTPRGINYDHNTDETDNILLLAIAQRWPIATWRSLRARALHQADRLHDAARRSKGMLTVIETQADLAAFTRRRATAPTLVGGLLAIEGLHALDGNLANVDTLFEAGFRMMGLTHFFDNELGGSAHGVSHAGLTPFGREVVRRMEHRGIIVDLAHTSPQMKLDVLAMATRPVVVSHGGVAATCPGPRNLTDDQLRAIAANGGLVGIGYWDGAVCEMTVPSIVRAIRHAVTVMGVQHVSLGSDFDGATTEPWDTRALGLVTDGLLQDGFSSDDVRRIMGGNVLAFLARQLPVH, from the coding sequence ATGGCTACGCGTGGTCGGCGAGTGCTGGTGTTAGTGGTCGTGCTGGTGGTCGCGGCGTTCGCCGTGGTGCCTGGCAAAGTCGACGGGGACATGAATCGCGTGCTCACGACAACGCCACCGGCGCCATCGGCGGCAGGGCTGGCGCTCCATCGAACACTCTTCGTGGCCGATCTGCATGCCGATCAGCTGCTGTGGGCGCGCGATCCACTCGCGCGCGCCACGCGTGGTCATGTGGACGTGCCCCGCCTGCAGGACGGCAATGTGGCGCTGCAGGTGTTCTCGGTCGTGACGAAGACACCGCGCGGCATCAACTACGATCACAACACTGACGAAACCGATAACATCCTGCTCCTGGCCATCGCGCAACGGTGGCCAATCGCCACGTGGCGGAGCCTGCGGGCGCGGGCACTGCATCAGGCTGATCGCCTGCATGATGCGGCGAGGCGCTCGAAAGGCATGCTCACCGTGATCGAAACGCAAGCGGATCTGGCGGCATTCACGCGACGCCGCGCCACCGCGCCAACATTGGTCGGCGGATTGCTGGCAATCGAAGGACTCCACGCACTCGACGGAAATCTCGCCAACGTCGACACGTTGTTCGAGGCCGGGTTCCGCATGATGGGGCTCACGCACTTCTTTGACAACGAGTTGGGCGGCAGTGCGCACGGCGTCAGCCACGCCGGTCTCACGCCCTTTGGTCGCGAGGTCGTGCGTCGCATGGAGCACCGTGGCATCATCGTCGATCTCGCACATACGTCGCCGCAGATGAAGCTCGATGTGCTGGCGATGGCGACGCGACCAGTGGTGGTCTCCCATGGCGGCGTCGCCGCCACCTGTCCCGGTCCACGCAATCTCACCGATGATCAGTTGCGCGCGATTGCCGCGAACGGCGGTCTGGTGGGGATTGGCTACTGGGATGGCGCGGTGTGCGAAATGACCGTGCCATCCATCGTGCGCGCCATACGGCACGCGGTCACCGTGATGGGTGTCCAGCATGTGTCACTCGGGTCGGACTTCGACGGCGCCACCACCGAGCCTTGGGACACCCGGGCGCTGGGGCTGGTGACCGACGGTCTGCTGCAGGATGGATTTTCGTCTGACGATGTGCGTCGGATCATGGGCGGCAACGTGCTGGCGTTTCTTGCCCGACAGCTTCCAGTGCACTGA